TACGCGCCCAGGCGCAGGCAGAACAAAACGGTATCAAAGCGCAATGGACGGTTCGGCAAGGCAACGTGATGGACGAAATCATGGCCATGGCGAAGGAAATCGAAGCCTCGCACATCATCTTGGGCCAGCCCAAACACGAGGAACAGAACGTGTTCACGATGGAGCGCTTGAAGACGTTTGTGGAACATTGCGAAAAGGAAACCGGCGCGAAGGTCGTGTTGGCGGAAACTGGAGGTGACGAGTGAAGATCGGGCGAGGGGCACTGATTTTACTCCTGATCATTGCCGCCGTGTGGCTGACCTTCACGCTGGTGGGCGGAGCCTTCGCACAGCCGGCAAATCAAACAACGGGATTATCACTCGGCGGGAAAGTAATCGATCGACAGAATCAACCGGTAACCGAGGCGCAAGTTCAATTGCTTCAAGGCGAAAATGTGCTCGCCGAAGGGCTCACGCAAGGTGACGGCAGTTTTCTTCTGCCGCTTCCCCCGCAAGCCGGGAGCAATATAAGCGTGCGAGTGGAACGGCAGCATTTCAAGACCACCGCGATCGACGTTGCGGCGGATGAAATCGCCCAACTCAAACCCGGTGAGGCGTTGATACTGCCCACGATCGAACTCGAACGTAAAATTACCATCGCTTTTTGGATAGCGACCCTCGTGTTTCTCGGTATGCTGTTGATGATCGCCCTGGAAAAACTACACAACGTACTGGCGGCATTGACCGGGGTTTCCCTGGTGCTGGGAGTCAGTTATCTGGGGGAACCGCTGTATGAAGGGTTGTTTATTTTCGATTTTACGCGGGCGTTGCAATACGTGGATTGGAACGTCATTTTCCTCATCATGGGGATGATGATCGTCATCGCCGCGGTCGAGGGAACCGGTCTGTTCCATTGGCTGGCCTTCTTCGCCTACCGCATCTCCCGCGGCAAAGCGTGGCTGTTGATGGCGATCCTGATGATCATTACCGCTGTGGCCTCGGCGTTCCTCGATAACGTGACCACGATGCTGCTGATGACGCCGATCACCGTACAGATCGCCCTCGCACTCGGCCTCAATCCCCTGACGCTGCTCATACCGGAAGTTATGGCTTCCAACGTGGGCGGAATCATCACGCTCATCGGTACGCCGACCAACATCCTCATCGGTTCGTACGCCGACATCCCCTTTTCGGGTTTTTTGAGCAATCTCTCGCCCGGCGTGTTCATCAGCCTGATCAGTCTGTTTGTGTACTGCTTGTTCGCCTACCGAAAGGATCTATCGCATGTCACTTCCAGTGTTTCCCCGCTCCTGCTCGAAAAACTCGAGGAGAATGCGCGCATCAAAGAACCGGCGCATCTGGTAAAAGCCGGCTGGGTAGGACTGGGCATGCTTGTGCTTTTCCTGGCCGGCGAACACTTCCACCTGATCCCCGCGGTCACGGCCATACTGGGCGCCACGGCGCTTCTGATTTGGATCCGGCCGGACGTGGAGGAGATGATCGAAGCCGTCGACTGGACCACGCTCGTATTTTTTATGGCTTTGTTCATCGTCGTGGGCGGTATCCAGGAGGTCGGGCTGATCAGCTTTCTGGCGCAGTGGGTATCGAGTCTCGTGGGCGAA
The sequence above is a segment of the Anaerolineales bacterium genome. Coding sequences within it:
- a CDS encoding universal stress protein → MGGILCPIRGGPGSRGAIAAGISLAKEIQEPLHFLYVVNLDFLNLTERGRTQVISEEMRGMGEFILLRAQAQAEQNGIKAQWTVRQGNVMDEIMAMAKEIEASHIILGQPKHEEQNVFTMERLKTFVEHCEKETGAKVVLAETGGDE
- a CDS encoding SLC13 family permease; translated protein: MKIGRGALILLLIIAAVWLTFTLVGGAFAQPANQTTGLSLGGKVIDRQNQPVTEAQVQLLQGENVLAEGLTQGDGSFLLPLPPQAGSNISVRVERQHFKTTAIDVAADEIAQLKPGEALILPTIELERKITIAFWIATLVFLGMLLMIALEKLHNVLAALTGVSLVLGVSYLGEPLYEGLFIFDFTRALQYVDWNVIFLIMGMMIVIAAVEGTGLFHWLAFFAYRISRGKAWLLMAILMIITAVASAFLDNVTTMLLMTPITVQIALALGLNPLTLLIPEVMASNVGGIITLIGTPTNILIGSYADIPFSGFLSNLSPGVFISLISLFVYCLFAYRKDLSHVTSSVSPLLLEKLEENARIKEPAHLVKAGWVGLGMLVLFLAGEHFHLIPAVTAILGATALLIWIRPDVEEMIEAVDWTTLVFFMALFIVVGGIQEVGLISFLAQWVSSLVGENLPLAMIVVIWVSALFSTVVANIPFTAAMLPVIGYLTNTVPGAGSLALYFCLSVGSAMGGNGSLIGASANMVTAGISERAGYPISYVYFFRKGMPALAITVTLAMVWLLLRFRI